From the genome of Desulfatibacillum aliphaticivorans DSM 15576, one region includes:
- a CDS encoding GTP-binding protein, whose product MAKAKYERTKPHVNVGTIGHIDHGKTTLTAA is encoded by the coding sequence ATGGCCAAAGCGAAGTACGAACGCACCAAGCCCCACGTAAACGTGGGCACCATCGGGCACATCGACCACGGTAAGACCACTCTGACTGCGGC